TTGAACCAGGGCTCCAACGGACCATAGAGGCGCAGAAGCGTGAACCAGCCCTTGCCAGGAATCGTCTGCACCCAGTTCTTCTCGAATCCAGCCGGTGGCTGTGGACCAAACCAGACATCGACAGAACCGTCGGCATTGGTTTTGATGCCCTTGTCCTGGCTGCTGACGCTCGGTGCTTTCTGGTCTGTCTGCAGCATGGAACGGGTCTGCGTGTCGTACACGATCACTGACCAGAAATCGGCAACGGGAGTGTTGGGCGGCAGGCGCAACCGATAGGTTTTGCCGCCATCGAAGCGATCGCCCTTGGAATCCAACGCGGCCCAGGGATACTGGGAGCCCTTGCCGACAATCTTTTCTTCCATGGCCGGCGTCACACCGGTGGCGAAGTAGTAATAGAAAATCGCACCATCAAGGTTGGCCACACCTGGGGATACTTCGAACCTGTATCCACCGAAGAAGGGCAACCGCCAGGAACTGTTGGGATAGAAATAGGCTTCCGGCTCGCGAATCTTGAGAGCCAGGGTTCGTGCCGTCACGGCACCGATGTTGGCGGCGTCGGCGAGGATGGCTTTCCAGCGCTCGTTGGGTTTGAAGGGCTTGCCTTTGACAATGCCGATCGAGGCGAACAGTCCCAACGTGGTGGGGTCAGCGCCGGTGGGAGGTTCCTCCTGAATCACCTGGTTGAGCAGCGCCCAGAAGGAGTAGTCGCCAGGGGCGACGAAATTGGCTGGCACGCCTGAGGCATTGGCAAACTTGATCGCCGGAGGGTTGGCAGCATCGGAGAGTTGGTAGATCTTCAGGTTCGCTTTCACCGACTCCACCCCTGGCTTGGTGGAACCATCCACCAGAAAGGAGCGGAAGAACAGCCAGTTGCCGAAGGTTTTGGGTTTGACCACGACATAACCTTGCGGGATGGCGCCCTGATACCCCGGTGGCAGGAACAGGTACTTGCCGCCCGCGCCCTTGTCGGCCCCCGTGATGCCGATGTCGGCCACCCAGCGATACCAGAAGTCATTGACAGCACCCAGCACCTTGGGAGGCACTTCGACCACCAAGGGCCCTTTCTTCGTGTCGAGCCAGATAAAGCTGTATACCGTGTTGTCGTTGGCCGTGAGTTCTATCGTTCTGGGATCCACCAGGTTCTCCCAGATCACGTTGGTGGTGTTCTCGGGGCCAAACTTGCGCAACGATTCACGCATACCGGCCTGATTCACAATCGGAATGGCCAGCAGGTAGGCCTGTAAAGCGCGGGAGCGATCCAGATTGTCGTAGATCTTCTCGATGGTATCTGGCTGCGGGAAACCATCGATAAGGTTCAACGGGCCGATCGACGTCTCCAACCGGTCAGGAGTGGCCACTCCAGGTGGTATTGGCGTGGTCATCTGGAAGGTCTGAGCCGATGCAGTGGTGGCCGCATTCGCAACAAGAGCGGCAACGGCAAGTCCCAGATAGTGTTGGCTTGATGACCTCATCTCGACGACTCCGTGCACTGGGAAAGGGAATGCCAGAAGCCTATCCCAACATCTTCTGGCAAAGGATGCGGCCAAACGGCGGGCATCACCAAACCGCAAGAACTGTGAGGATCCAGGCAGCCACCCTGCTACAGCTGCCTGGATGAATGGTCTTGCCATACCGTTTCATACTGGCATAGCTGCGTAAACTCAGACTTCTTGCCATCAAAAGAGTCGTAGAGGGCTCGATGCCTGGGAAGGCCGTACTCATCAGAACGCTTCTCATAGGTACGAACCCATTGGATCAGGTTGTCCAAGTTCTCATCTTGCTCCTTTCGGGAACGAAACTTGTCCGGCTCCCAAGGTCTCGAGCGGCAGTTGGCCACACATACATCTACCCCAGGATTCAGGAAGATCAGTTCATCGCAGTAGACCAATATAGGCTCAATAATGTCCGCATAGCAGCCTTCGATGATCCAGCTGGAATGCCGTAAAATCCAACACCTTACATCTTCGATACTATCTTGAAGTGGCCGTCTTTCAGTGCCGCCGAGGAACGCCACCTCATCCAGCGATAGTCGAGCGGCTGGTCGCTTCGCAAGCAACAGCCTCGACAAGGTAGTCTTCCCTGCTCCAGCGTTTCCCAGAAGGATCACTTTCATGGCGCTAACGCTCCATCGGGAGAACGATTGCCTTCACCTGGCCGCAGTGATCTCGGGCGTCGGCAAAGAGTGATGTGGAGGCGGGCGGGTGAGTGGCATTGTTTAACAGCCGTCTCTGCTTCAACAGCAGGACTGGCATGCAGTTGAAGCCCGAGTGCCGAACCAACCTTCAAGACAGTTCCACGTTCGGGATTACCGCTAGAGGAGAGCGCCGTATAGAGACTTTCGCGACCCAGTCCAGCTTCCCTTGCCATCTGTGTCATGCCTTTGGCACGAGCACTATCACCTAGAGAGGCTTTGCAATAGGCAGCCATGACTTCACAAATGCTGAGATGATTGGCCAGATTCCAGGCAGTGGCTGCGGTCTTCATCTGGGGCACAACCTCCCAGGGGCAGCATGGCCTCCAGGCCAAGGGCCCGGTGCTCCGCGCGGCTGAAAACGGTGTTCAGGTTAAGCCGGAGCTTGGTGAGCAACGCGGCGCCGCGGAGGTTGGCACCGCAGGCGTGGGCCTCAGCGCCGACAGCTGTCGTTGACCGTTGCGACAGGCTTGGGCCCCATCGGTGCGCTCCCGGGAAGCTCCGCCCCGCGCAAAACAGACACCACCGCGCCGAACAGTCCCGTGGTTGCCGCCAGTCGATAGGCCACAACTGCTGGGCCCCCAGAAAGGCACCCAGGGGCTGTCCGCTCAAGCACGCGCCATCGAGTGGCACCCGTTGGCCACACTGAGGTGCTCGGGTGGAATGGTGTTGAGGGTGGCGCTGTTGCTGGGCGGATGAAAGGGCACGCCGCCCACGCCCAGCAGCACCAGGGGCCACACGATGGCGGTGGTGGAGGCGTCAGGACCTAGCCAGGGCAGGCCGACCAGGCCGGTGCTGATGCTGATGCTGAGCATCCCGGCGTTGCTGAGAGTTCGCGCCCCCACCCGTTCGCCCAGGCTGCTGACCGTGAGACTCGTGGCGGGGAGGACCAGCGATCTTGTCCTCCCTGAAGACCCTCTGCATGATTCAGTGCAGCTCGGTTGTCCTGGCCCATGGCAGTGACTACCGGAATGCCGAATCATCAATGTCTGTTTTAACTGTTTGCAGGAGAACTTCTTCTAGGCTTTCGTTGAGGTGGGTTGGTCTCAGCCTGGCAAGCCGAGAGTTCCTGCAGTGCTGGTGATGGCTCTGGCAGGCGTATTGATGCAGAACAGGAATACACAGTGATTAGCTATAAGGTCTAGTTCTGAATCCAGAATTCCTGTTCAGCGACTTGTTGAGCGCCTATGGAGCAGGTTGGTGTGAATCCTCACCTGACCAAGGCCAGCCAGGATATCCGCCACATTCATGGGTTGCCTGTTATCAACCATCGCAGAAGAGGGATTGCCGGTATCGGAGTTCGCATGAGGCAATCGATAACGACTTGGCTGGCCAGGGAGGCCATTCCAATGATCTGACTGATGAAGATTCCTCAGCTGCATGATCAGCAGCCTGGGCTTGCAGAAGGAGCCCAAGGCGATTGAAGCCAGCAGCTTCGCACTGCTTCTTCGCCACTCCTGAACCGTCTAACAGCACAGCCCTACGGTTGCAAGTAACCTTTGCCCCGTCACCAGCACATACAAACAGCCCGTTGCAGCGACGTGTTAGCTTGCGCTCTTTGGCGATCGCCTATTGGAACACCATCTATCACCACACAGATATAGCTTTCTGTGATCACCATAGCGCGTCTAAGTCCTCATGTTTAGCAAATGGATTCTGCCTTCGCTCTTTAGCCAACCATGTCTCACGATTGTTCATTCGTGCGATCACCTCTGATCAAAACTATTCTGTTTATCTGCCTCAGCCTACTGAGCCTGTTCATTCTGGTGCTAACCACTGGCATGATTGCTATTTGCAGTTTCTTTATTGCCAACCCTGAGCTCTATCCCGGTGATATCAGCGATCGAGCGGCAACCTATCTTGGTTTTATGGCTGTCGGAGGCTGCTTATTGAAGTGGATCTTCGTTTGGCTGTTGGTTCGCTATCGCTGGATGGCTCGCTCAACAGGGAAGTGGTTCATCTACTGCAGCTGGGCGATCGCCTCTTTGAATGGGGTGTTGTTGCTCATTCCCTTAGTCGCCTGGAAGAGCGCATTCTAGCCGATGTAACGTGCTTAACTATAGCACTGGAGCGATCGCTGAGACACCAAAGCCGTGGGACTGGAGACTTAGGCGATCACCCTCACCGATACCGTTGAAGCTCCAGGCTCTTCAACTTCCCAACCCCTCGATAACCCTATTGCGAAAGCTGGCTTGAACGTGCCCCTGATTGGCCGGGAAGGAGCATACGGGGGCGTCAGCAGAGAGTTGGTGGTGGCCTGACCACTCAAGGGGGCCTGTTCGAAGGTGCAGCTTCTCAACAAGCCGCGTGGAAACGCTGATCGATTTTTGGAGTCGCCTTGGCCCCCTGAGTGGAAACTTCTTGCTCATTGCTCTCGCCACATACTCAACCAGTTTGAGCATGCGCTCTACATCAAAGCAGCGCAAGGCGATCCATCCTCATGGCTCTCTTCACCTCGCCAGGGGCGCCGCATCGCCGATCACGATCAACGGGGCCCAGACAAAGGGGTGCAGGCCATCCGGATCGCGCCGCAGCAGCGCCAGCTTTGCCTGCCGCATCGCTTCGGCCTTGTCCATCCCTGCCTTGAGGTTCCCGTAGAACGCCTTGGTGATCTGGGCGCTCTCCGCATCCACCGCGCTCCACAGGCTCGCCACCACTGCTCTGGCGCCGGCCCGTTCCCATACGTAGGCCAGGCCGCTCAGCCCCACGTCGTTGTCGCTGGTGATCTGAGCCGTCTGGCAAGCCCCCAGCACCAGCAGCTCGGTGTTCGACAGACCCAGCTGGGCCGCGTCGGCGATCGGGTATTGCTGGCTGTTGGCGAACAGCAGGGTGTTCGCCTTCATCCCCAGATCCGGGCAGCCCGTTGCCACGAAGCAGCCGTGGGTGCCGAGGTGCAGGATCGGATAGCGGCTCGCCTGCTGCTGAAACCGCTCCAGCGTCGCCTGTCCGCGGCGCAGATCACGGCTGCCTGGATAAGCACCCACCAGATAGTCAGCCTCCGCTTCCGTACCCGGCAGCTCCTTGGCGGTGGGGGTGGGATTGGCCAGCACCAGGGCCCGCTGAGCGCTGCCGCCACCAGCGGGCTGGGCGGCTGGGGCGCTGTTGCGGCTCAGCCGTGTCAGGTAGTGGATCGGGTACTTCTCCAACAGGTACTGCTTCGTGCGGCCGTCGTAGAGCGTTTCCAGAGGGATCTCCCGAAGCTTGCCGGTGGCGATCACCGCCAGCCGACTTCCCGACGGCAGCAGCCCCCGGTCCTCCAGGGGTCGGATCAACAGGTCGTACAGCTGCTGGCTCCGCTCCAGATAGGATTCCGCCTTCTCCAACTGCCGCCTGTAGGTCTCCACCAGTGCAGGGAAATCCTGCGGTAGGGGCACCGTCACCACCTGCAGATCAGTGCGACTCAGCGCAAACAACGCCATAGTGTCGGCCCGTTTGGGTACGCCGGTGAGCGGCGCCGGCTGAATCACCACCGTGCCCGCCGGGATTCCCGCCTGCAGCCGCTGCAGATCCGCCGGCCGGGTTTCCAGCAACTCGGCAATCTCCGGGTACCGCCCGATCAAATCCTCCGCAATGAGGAATTGTGACGCCTCCTGTTCCACCAGTTGCTGCATCATCCACTGATTCGGCTCCCGCTCCAACCGCTGCCGCTTCACCAGAAGCTCCACCTGCCGCAGCTGCCACCCTTCAAGCGCCCGCTGCGCCTCAGGATTGCTCACCCGGGCCTCGATCAGCCGGCTGTAATCGGCCAGATCAGCTGTGGCGAAGAGATTGACCCAGGTGAAGGCTTTCGCTGCCATCTTCTTCTCAATCAACAGCTCCACCAAGGAGGCGGCTGCGCCTTGGCTCTGGCCAATGAAGCTCTGCCGATTGCTGCGTTGAAGGCCACGCCTGATCTCCAATTGGATCGCCAGCCCCTTTTCCAGGCTCTCAATAGCTAGATTGGGCTGCTGGCGATCCCTCTGCAAAATTGCCAGATTGATGAGAGTGATGGCCTCACCTAGTGAGTCCTTCACTTCTCGCAAAATCACCATCGTTAACTTGTAGGCTGTAAGCGCCTGATCAAAATCGCCAAGCCCGGCAGAGATCGTGGCCATGTTGCCGAGAGTTGCTGCCTCTGATCTGCGGTCACCTATCTTGCGATTGATGACAAGCGCTTGCTGGTAGGTCTTCAACGCCGCTTGAGGATTGCCCTGAGCGCTGTAAACGTGGGCGATATTATTAAGAATGGCTGCATCTACGTCGGGGTCCTTCATCTTTTGCGGCATGTCCGCTGCCCGCTGGAGGGTATTCAGCGCCCTATCCAGGTCTTTTTGATCGCTATAGATCTTTCCGATATTGTTGAGAATGACAGCCTCTAGCCTGCTGTCGCCCCAATCCTTGGCCATCGAAAGCGCCTGGTAAAAATAGACAAGAGCCATCATTGATGAGCCTAGCTGGCCATACACATCACCGATGTTATTGACCACCTTTCGGGCTGACTCGTGGTCATCCGTCTTGCGCAGTATCTTCAATGCTTTTTCGTAGTTCTCCAAGGCCTTCCCCAAATCACCTTGACTTCTATAGACCAAGGCTATGTTGTTGGTGGTGACTCCTTCTCCGACAAGATCATTTTCCTGTTGACGGATTAACAGTGCCTGTTTGTAGATCTTGAGCGCTTCGTCCATATTGCCGCGAGTGCTGACTAAAAAACCTATATCATTGAGGACAAGACCCTCTCTTTTGCGATTGTTCTCCTTGCGCATGATTTTCAGGGCTTCTTCGTAGGCGGAAAGAGCCTTCTCGTATTCATTCAAGGAGGTATAGGCAGATCCTATGTCATGGAGTACATTTCCCACTCCCTCGGGCAAATCAAGGCTGCGATAGATTAAGAGTGCTTGCTGGTAGGACTTTAGCGCCTCTGCGAGATTACCAAGATCTTTGTAAATCCATCCCATGTATCTGTGAATACCTCCTTCTAGCTTGTAAATCCATCCCATGGGTCCGTGAATGCCTCCTTCTAGCTTGCGTTCAATCAATTCTCGTGCAATTCTCAGGGCATTCGTGTAGTTGATCAGAGCCGCCTCTCTCTCACTTTTCTCCCTCTGTCGATTGGCCAGTTGAACCACGTCCACAAGACGTTTTGGATTCGATACCTCCGCCGCCATCACCGCCGGCACCACCAGCCCCCCCACCGGCAGCAGGCCCAGGCTGAGGGCCAGTCCAGTGGCCAGCCAGCGACCCATCAGCTCAATCTGCTCCGCTTCATCGAGACCCTCCTGGGGCGCAGGCTTTGTAGGCCAAGTTCACCAAGCCGCCTGGAGCAAAGCGCATGGAATCAACCACGAGGGTGCGGAGGCTCCCGACCTGGCGCAAGTCCTTCCGCACAAGGTCCTGCAAAGCGTCGGGCTTCAGGGCAAGGGTGGAACCATCGGATTGGATCGCGAGGGCCGCGGAGGCCAGCCGCACCTCCGGTTGTGGAAGGCAATCCTTCAGGGGCTCTCCGCGCATTTCAGGATTGCGATCCTCCCTCGGCTTCACCGCCCCCTGAAAGGTGATGCTGGCCACCTGGGCCAGGGGCACCGTTCGCACACCCCCCTTCGTGAAGACCACATCCGTGGGTCCGACAGCGATCAGCCGCACCCCCGAATAGGATCCGCCTTTGGCCAGCCCGCGTATGGTGACGATCGGCGGCAGCTGAAGGCGCACCGGCTCTGCGGCCATGGCAGAAAGCTGGTGGGAGACGACAGAAAGAAGAGCAGTCGCAGCCGTAGCGATGGCTACGAGACATTTTCGACTTCTGCTAAGCATGGATCCGCCAACTAGCATGGCCGACTGGAAAGAGCTTAAGGGCAGGCGACTGTGGGCCCGCCAACTCCACGAATCGTCATACGCCCCTCTCACCCAGCAAGAGTCTTCCCATGGCCAATGAGGCAGGCAACGAGAAGCTTCCCTTCCTGGGTGGATTCGCCAGCATCCTCAGTCTGCTGGGGATCACCCTGTTCTTCTCTGGCTGGATCTATCGCTGGGCCTACTTCGCCTACTTCAATCTGGACGTCAATGCGCAGTCCTATCCCGCCCAGTCGTTCCTGATCGTTCCGATTCAGGTCTTTGTCGGCAGTGTCGCTAATTTCTTTAAAACCCTGATTGTCCTGTCGGCGCTGCCGCTGCTGATCGTCGGCACCCTTTGGTTGCTGCACCGGCTGCCGGCCCTCCTGGCGATGGCGATCCGCCGGCTGCCCTGGATCCGCTCCCTGCGGCCAATAGCGCGGCAGGCCTCAGGCCCGCAACCGGCGGTCAGGCGCTTTGGGGCCTCCCTGCTCGATGAGCTGGTGGTCGTCGGCTGGGTGCTGGTCCTGCTGTTCTGGCTGTCCCAGCACCAGGGGCAGGTCGATGCCCGCCGGGATGCCCTGGAGAGCAGCTCCACCCTCCCGGTGGTCACCTTGGTCCTGCCGCAGGCGGAGGGAGTTCTGGGTCAGGATCTGCGCTACCTCGACGACTCCACTGAGGCGATTCCCGATCCACCGCTGGCGAACAACGTGTTCATCGGTGACCGGGTCCTCGCCCGCCAGATCCGCGACTCCAGCCTTTCCGACCCCGACAGTCAGCATGTGTGGCGGCTTCTGGCCAACGAAACCCTCGGCTGGCTCTACCTGATCCGCACGTTGCCCGACACCTCCGAACCCAGCGAACGACCGCTGGTTCTTGCGATCCCGAATGCCAAGCAGGGCCAGTCGTTGATCCTCAGCCCGGCAACACCGGAGATCAGCCCCTGATCACCCCTCCTTGCTCCGCAGCCTTCGAACGCCTCCACTCAGCAGCGGGTATAAGTCAAAGAGTTCAGCCGCTCTTGGGTGCAACTCATTCGTGCCCCCTTCTGCTGAAGTTGATTGTTGGCTTGCCTTCCCAGAGTGGCAGAGAGTTGAGGCAATGGCTCCTGGACTTTGCTTCACTTGACTTCTGTCAAGCGTGGCAGCGTCCATGTTCCCTTCAAGACTGGATCCTTAGGACCATACAAACGCGCCACGAAGAAAAAGGGACCAGCTGGCGCAGGCAGCCAATTCGAGACTTTGTCCGTTCCTGGATTCTCGCTCTGGATATAGATCTCCAGGGATCCATCAGTTCCCAGCTTCAGGCCTGATGTGCGATCACCGATCGAATAGCGTTGAATAGGATTCTCCACAAGCAGGCGTTCCGGCAACGTGTACATCGTCACCGACCAGAACTCCGTCACCGGTGGCAGCTGGCCCGGTTCGAATCGCAGCACCCATCGCTTGCGCCCATCAAGCACTTGGCCGTCGGGCCCGGTCTGCTGGGTGGCATAGAAGGCCTCTTCACTGCTGTTGCCATAAATCCCCAGCATCGCTCCCATCGAGCGGAACGTGAGGTAATCAGACCCCAGTTGCTGTCTGCTGCCGAAGAATCCCTGGGAGCTGGTCTGTTGTTGGGCCTTGGCCTTGAGCTCCTGGCTGGCCTCGGCCACCCCTTCCTCCAGGGCGGTGCGGAGCTTCGGATCCAGCCGGGCCGGATCAAAGGGCAGGCCGGGGCCGATGCCGATGCGGGCGAACCGGGCCCGCATCTCCCGCTCCGATGGCACGGCGGGCATGAACGGCAACAGGGCGTTGAGGTAGGTGATGAAGCCGATCCCCTCGGCCTTGGAGGCGTTCCAGGCGGGCCAGGCCACCGCTGGGGCGGGCGGTGGCGCCGGTTGGCCTGTGAAGCGCGACAGGGGCGTGAGCACGTATTGGGCCTGGATCGCCTTCAGTGCTGGGATGTCATCGGGCCCGTTCAACTGGGTGCGGGTGAGGGTGCCGACGAAGTCGGTTTCGGCGCGGAACACCTTGGTGATGCCCTTCGGCACCGTGCCCTTCCAGTGGGGACCGGCGAACAGATAGGTGCCGGCCCCGCGGCCGTTGGAACGCACGCCGGTGTAGGCGAAGTTGTGGGTGTAGAGATCGAACCACTGGTTGACGTAGTAGCGGGGTGCCGGCACTGCGGGCAGCGACAGCACGATCGGCTCGGTCCGCAGATCCAGCCAGGCCCAGGAGTAGGGCGTGTCGTTGTTGGGGGTGACGATGTCCTTGTCGGCCGGGGTGGCGGAGCGGCTGTAGTGCCGGAAGCGGTCGAAGCCACCCACGTAGCCCGGGAACGCCTTGTTCTGGGTCTGGTTCCAGAGGGTCTGGTAGCCCTGCAGGGGGGCATAGGCGTAGAGCCAGGCCTCTTTGGCGATGGCGCGGGCTTCTGCGGGGCTGGGGGCTGGGGCCTGGCTCGCTGAGCTGGAAACTTGTGCCGAAGCCGGTGTCGCGGCCAGGGAACCCAGGGGAGTCAGCGGCAGAGCGGCGATGAGGGCGGCGATCAAGGCGACCGCTGGTCGGCTGGGGGTCGGGACCATCGTGTTGGTGGGGAACGCTGTGGGTACGGAGGGCGGGTGTCAGGCGAAGGGTTGCCTCAGGGCTTGAGCGCTTCGATGTCGTTCAGCTGCCAGGCCTTGCTGAAGTAGGCCTCGGTGGGGCCGTAGAAGCGGAAGTAGGCGAACCAGCCCTTGCCCGGGGTGGTCTTGATCCAGTTGGCGGCGCCGGCCGGCCGTACCGGGCCAAAGGACACATCCAACGAGCCATCGGTGTTGGTGACAAGATCCGGCTTGCGGGAGCTGAGGTCGGCGGCACCCTGGTCGGTGATCAGCGGGCCACGGCTGAGGTTGTCGTACAGGGTGATCGACCAGAACTGCTTCACCGGCGCGCCAGCCGGCACGCGCATCCGGTAGGTGCGGCCGCCATCAAGCCAACGTCCTCCCTTGTCTTTGGAGGCCTCCAGGTATACCTGGCCAAAGCCCACGATCCGCCCCTGCATGCCTGCTGACATGCCGATCGCCTCGTAGAACCAGGAACTGCGCTCGTCGATCTGCACGCGCCGTTTGTCCGGGGTTTCCTGATCAAGGTCGAACAACACGGCGTACTCCCATTGCTTGCCGGGGTACACCGTTGCTCCGGGGATTCGCTTGTCGTAGGCGATGGTGCGGGCCATCAGATCGCCCACCTGGGCGGCCTCCGTGAGCACCTTGGCCTGGCGGGCATCCGGTTGGAAGGGCTGGCCAGGGGTGATCCCCAGAGGAGCGAGCATCCCGAACAGCATGCGGTCGCCGGGGGCCACCGGCTCGTTGGCATAGAGCTCGCTCAGCAGGCGCCAGTAGTTCAGGTCGGCGGGCTGGGCCGACTGCCAGGGGCGACCAGCCACCGGCACATAGGCGTTCGTGGGCGGGTTATCCCGCTGGCTCCAGCCGTAGAGCCGGTGGCGGCGCACGGTGGCTTCGGCCACGGCCTTGTCGGGATCAAGGCCTCGGGTGGCGAACCAGATCTGATTGCTTGGGGAGCGGACGATGAGGTAGCCCGGGGCCACCGGCTCGGGACTGCCGGGGGGAAGGATCAGAAACTTGCCACCGGCACCCTTGTCGGGTCCCGTCTGGCCCATGTCGGTGATCGGCTGTTGCCAGATGTCCAGCACCCCGCCGGCGGTGAGCCCGGCGGGCACCTCGATCACCAATGGTCCCTGCTTGGCAAGGTCCCAGAAGCTGAAGGCGTAGAGGGTGGTGATGTTGGGGGTGAGCATCCCCGCCTTGTCCTTCAGGGTCTGGTAGAGCACCACATCGCCGTTGCGGGCGCCGAAGGTTTTGGCCTGGGCGTCGTAGAGCGCCTTGAAACCGACGGCCGGCAGGGCCCAGAGATAGGCCTGGGTGGCGCGCTGGAAGTCGAGCTCGTCGTAGAGCCTGGCAGCGGTGGCCTTGCTGGGGTAGCCATTCTCCAGTTGAAGAGCCCCAAACCTTGTCTGTCGGACATCAGCTGCTGCAGGCTGCTTGGCTTGCACGCCACTGAAGAAGCTGATACTGGCCAGGGAGGCGATCAGCGACTTCCGAAAGAGGTTGAGCTTCACGGAGTTGAGTCAGTGATCAACTTTAACTGCTCGTTCAGCTACGGCCCAGCCAACGCTCAAGATCAGTGGCGGGCAGGAGCCAAATGCGCTGACAAGGCGTCTCTGGTTTCGGCGGCTGGATCTTGGTGCTAGGTATCTCGCTCTTGATGAACTACACCGGCTCGAAGCCCGATGCTGAAGGAGAGACGACGGAAACAAAGACAAGTGGTTCTTGCCCGGTGTTAAGAACACCGTGGACTTCTCGGCGATGGGCTACAAGCACATCTCCCTGAGCGATGGCAATCGACTCCCCCTTAGACCCAAGGCTGTACTCGCCGCAACCTGAAAGGATGGTCCATGTATCTTGGCCATCAGGATGCACATGAGCCGAGATATGCTGGCCAGGCTTGATATGCCAAGCAACGACCGTTGCGTCAGCCGACTCGGTGATGACTGAGCGAATGGGCTCACCGTCCGCTGGTTGTAGAAAGTCTGTGACCTTAAACAAGCGCTTCGGGCTCGTTATGGACACGATGGAATGGTGTTTGTTGGGTGGATTTTAGCAAGAACGGCGGGCCAGCCGTTGTTAAGCTGCACCGGCGAGAGATCGTGAAAAAATCACCTTCGAGTCCCCTTCAGCATAGAAATCGGGGATACGTCCTCGCACTTCATACCCGCGCTTCAGGTAAAAGTTTCGAGCTCGCGCCAACGCTTCCTGGTCACTAGTCTCAATAACAATCACGCGCGCACCCAATGCTGCCGCATCTCGCTCGATGTTAGAAAGAATGGCTTGGCCGACACCGCCGCCATGATGACCGGGTCTTACGCCAATCCACCACACGTTCCACACCCGCTCGGAATAGGCGTCTGGAGAATAGTACGACCACCCAATGACTGGGCCGTCTTGAAACTCGCGACAAGCCACAGCAGTATGCCCCTCGGGCAGCTCCCCAGCAGCAAGGGAATCCAGAACTCCACCCAAAAGGGCTTCCGCATCCTCGGCAGTGAATAGTCCGGTGCTCACGGCTAGTCCAAGCAATACCTCTCTCTCATGCGCTTGAATGGGGCCGATGATCACTTGATTGCCTCCGTTGTGGTCTTGCCGCCTAACGCTGATTGGGCGTACCCGGTGAAAACGCGCTGCGCCTACCCAGTGAAGCCTAAGCGAGGTAGGGATTGAAGCCAGAGCAACACAAACCCAGGGCAGGCCAAAGATCCCAGGCTCATCCTGCCAGGGGCCAAGGTTTTCGGCGGACCCGTCTAAGACAGTTCGACGCGTTACAGAAGGTCGGCAGGACTGCTGACGCCCAGGGGCCCGCGGTTCAGCACATGCGTGTAGATCATGGTTGTCTGCACATCCTTATTCCCCAGCAATTCCTGGATCGGCGAATGTCCTGGCCCCACTCCACCGGAGCGTTGGGCTCCTTCCTCCCCAGCGCGTGGGGATGCGGCATCGGGCCAGCACAGCCCCTCCAGCACCCAATGTGGGTGAGGAACGCCTTCACCTCGGCGCTGGCCAGGGTGTTCACTCATGCCCACCGACTTCCTACGCCTTCGCCTTCGTCGACTGACCAACCGGATGGCACGGATGATCCCCGCA
The sequence above is drawn from the Synechococcus sp. MW101C3 genome and encodes:
- a CDS encoding DUF1254 domain-containing protein, giving the protein MKLNLFRKSLIASLASISFFSGVQAKQPAAADVRQTRFGALQLENGYPSKATAARLYDELDFQRATQAYLWALPAVGFKALYDAQAKTFGARNGDVVLYQTLKDKAGMLTPNITTLYAFSFWDLAKQGPLVIEVPAGLTAGGVLDIWQQPITDMGQTGPDKGAGGKFLILPPGSPEPVAPGYLIVRSPSNQIWFATRGLDPDKAVAEATVRRHRLYGWSQRDNPPTNAYVPVAGRPWQSAQPADLNYWRLLSELYANEPVAPGDRMLFGMLAPLGITPGQPFQPDARQAKVLTEAAQVGDLMARTIAYDKRIPGATVYPGKQWEYAVLFDLDQETPDKRRVQIDERSSWFYEAIGMSAGMQGRIVGFGQVYLEASKDKGGRWLDGGRTYRMRVPAGAPVKQFWSITLYDNLSRGPLITDQGAADLSSRKPDLVTNTDGSLDVSFGPVRPAGAANWIKTTPGKGWFAYFRFYGPTEAYFSKAWQLNDIEALKP
- a CDS encoding N-acetyltransferase; amino-acid sequence: MIIGPIQAHEREVLLGLAVSTGLFTAEDAEALLGGVLDSLAAGELPEGHTAVACREFQDGPVIGWSYYSPDAYSERVWNVWWIGVRPGHHGGGVGQAILSNIERDAAALGARVIVIETSDQEALARARNFYLKRGYEVRGRIPDFYAEGDSKVIFSRSLAGAA
- a CDS encoding cupin domain-containing protein, with translation MTSPKRLFKVTDFLQPADGEPIRSVITESADATVVAWHIKPGQHISAHVHPDGQDTWTILSGCGEYSLGSKGESIAIAQGDVLVAHRREVHGVLNTGQEPLVFVSVVSPSASGFEPV